A segment of the Capricornis sumatraensis isolate serow.1 chromosome 8, serow.2, whole genome shotgun sequence genome:
aaagaatccacctgcaatgcaggagacctggcttcgatccctgggtcgggaagataccctggagaaggaaatggcaaccgactataatgttcttgcctggagaattccatggacagaagagcctggcaacccccagttcatggggtcgcaaagagctggacagactatgtgactaacacacacacatgcctctaGTGAAACAACTTCCTGGGGTTGACTCCAACTCTAAATTCTATTTCCATTCGTAACTTTTGTTCACAGAACTCAGAATTAGTAATAATACTAATTATTACTGATTTACTATAAAGGATACAACTCACGTAGTTGGTTGCTCTGATATCTAACCTCCATCCTGAAGCTAAATACTCATCCAGAGTCACCTTATTAGAATAAACTCAGGTATGGTTGTAAAGGGCTTATTACGAATAACAGAAGAGGCTCCTCTCAGCTCTATCACTCAGGTCATAGAAGCTCTCCTGCCAAGAATGGAGGATgcagaccaaatatatatttcttatattatcaCGTCATCAcaaggaataataataaaactgaaaaatgctGGTGATTGTCCAAGCTGGGTGATGGGTACATAGAGATTCATTCTGCCAAGTCTTCCAGGGTTTTTGTGGATTTGGAAACttagataataaaatatttagaaaaaaagaggATAATGGAAAGAGAGGTACTTTATAAGCCATACTAAAGAGTCTGAtcttctaaacattttattttgaaataattttagatttataggtAGATTGCAAAGACACTCAGTAGTTCACtcgctcagtggtatccgactctttacaaccccatggactgcagcacgccaggcttccctgtccatcatcaactccctactttgagcctactcaaactcatgtccattgtgttagtgatgccatccaatcatctcatcctctgtcatccccttctcctctcaccttcaatctttcccagtgtcagggtcttttccaatgagtaggtttttttgcatcaggtggtcaaactattggagtttcagcttcagcatcagtccttccaatgaatatttaggactggtttcctttaggattgactggttggatctccttgcagtctaagcgactcttaacagtcttctccaacaccacagttcaaaagcatcaattcttcagtgctcagctttctttatagtccaactatcatatccatacatgaccatgggaaaaaccatagctttgactagacggacctttgttggtagtgtctctgctttttatattctgtctaggttggtcatagcttttcttccaagaaacaagcgtcttttaatttcatggctgcagtcaccatctgcagtgattttggcaaaGACACTAGCGTGTTCCCAAACACTGCTCATCCATCTTCCTTTAATGTTACTTCTTCTATGAGCATGATACGTTTACCATAACTAAGAAGTTAAAATTGATACAATTCCACTAGCTAAATAGCAGACTATTCAAATTTCTTGTTTtcccattcttctttttttccattcaagATCCAATCCAGGATACTATATCCTATTTAATTGTCATGTCTCCTTAGTCTCTTCAAATCTGTCGATCTTTCTtggtctttctttgctttttacgACTTATACTTTTGGAAATAGTGGTCATGTGTTTTGTAGACTGtcccaggaattttttttttcctgatgtgtTCTTGTGATTAGTCTAAAGTTATGGATTTGGGGGAAAATACTACAGAGGGGATGGGAGTGTGGCCTTGTCATTGCATCAGGTCAGGGAGCATGATGTCAGCATGACTTCTTATTTCTCATAAATATTAGTTGATTCAGGTGgtgtctgccaggtttctccactattttttccttttttatactttGTGACAAGCATCTTTAGGCCCAGCTTATGCTTATGgggattttaaaatcagaagaaagtcactgATGGGATTTAAGCAGAGAATAAtgttttgaatgtctgttttgGAAGGAATAGGAGATACGGGGGGCATTTGCAGTGGGACTGGACATAAACTGCTGGAGGCTGAGTGACCAGCAGTCTCATTCAGTTGGTTCTTACGGGACATGAAAGATGAGAGAAGGTGGAGTCAAGGATGGCCATGAGGTTTCTAAGCGGGACAGGTGGGTGGCCTGGGGCTTTCACTGACTCTAAACCAAGGCTGTGCAGCCCCTAGGAGGCTGTATGCCTCCCCTGCCCCcgcaccccctccctcccccccttCCACAGAGAAGTCACTTTCCGTTTCTTGGTCTTATCTTGACTTGGATCCGGTCTCTGAATGTTCCTGGGGCCGGAAACTGTCTTATCAACACTTCTTCTTATTAGAAGTTTGGGGCCGGGAAAATCCgctgcaggaggaaatgacaacccactccagtatctttgcctggagaatcccatggacagaggagcctagcgggctacaatccacggggtagccaagagtcggacaagactgaagcgatttagcacgcaCGCACGGGATTACCCAGGAAGGTTAGAATCCCAAGCAAAGAGAGAGGAGATAGCGGTCGAGGAACTGAAGAAAGCTGGAGGAAAATGTCGTCCTTAAatcctttttctcctctctccattTAAGGACCCAACGATGAGCATTTGACTCAGTGGTTTCAAACAAgttattttatttagcttttcGTGTTCCGCCAACCGGCCCCGCCCTCGGCCTCCCCTGTTTCGCGTTCCTTTCTGAGGCGTGTAGGGGGAGACGGTAGACTGCTATCTCTCGGCCCTCACCTGCGCCGGCGGGACCCCCGCCCAGGTTTCTTTTCTCCTCGGCGCCTACgggcgggggcgggaggggcTGTAGGAGTTGGGGCCGGAGTCACCGGCCCGGGCGCCGGGCGGGCCCCGCTTCCGTGCGAGGGCTTGTAGACCAAGTGGAAGATGAAAGCGTTGCAGTACCTGAGGGGGCGTGGCTCCATCAGGGGCGGGGCCAAGAGGCTGGGCTATCCCAAGGGGCGGGGCTTATAAATTCTGCGTTCCCGGGGGGTGGGGCTAGGCTTAGGGCTCCGTGGGTGAGCCAGGGTGTAATCAGGGCTATGTTTTGGTGGGTAGAGGACCAGGGGTTGGAGAGATTTTGTGAGCTGGTTCTATAGAGGGGTGTGTGGGCGTTGTCGAGACCCTCCAGTGGGGGTCGTGAGGAGTGCGGGCGGAGGAAGCAGAGGGTAGGGCTGGGCCAGGAGGGTCCCAGGACCATAGAGACGAGGGTTGAGGTGGGCTTTTCAGGATAAGCAGCCAGAGAGTACGAAGGCCTTACCAGGGCATGCAATTGTCTGCAGCTCTGAGGCGAAACGGGGAGCGGAAAGGGTTGGGCTGTGGAGGGCTGGTCCCCCCTCCTGTGGCCACCGCCATGGTCTGGTCGTCCATCACACAGCCATACTCGCTGCTCTCGGTGAAGAACGCCGGCACTCGGAGGgactggggtgggagtggggcctCAGACACTCACAGAAAAGCTCCCACCCCCATATACCTCCTGGGGACCCAGAGGACTGGGATGGGGAGAGGCATGAGGCAGACACAGGGGCCAGGAGGACCCGTGGGTGCACCCTCCGTCTGTGGAGTAGATGATGGGGAAGAAGACACTTTTAGAAAATGGGGGACCGGGAAGCAGGTTAGAGAAGGTCTCGTTTGCCCCATCCCCCACCTGTAACCGGGGCAGCGAGCTCAGCCAAGTGTCCTTTAGTCCAAAGCCAGAGTTAAATCCTGCGGAGGgaaggagagcagagagaagcTAGCTTCCAtggcctcctcccaccttctccaccctcccacccccggcTCTTACCGATGACCAAGTCAGGCTTGGGCCCCTGGAGCAGGTGGTAGGGCCTTGCAGACACCTTGATCTGCAGGTCTCTGCGGCCCTTCTCCTTAGTCCCAGAGCTGAGCCGTGCTGATATGCCAGAACCAGGGCGGACAGATACTTCAGGGCCATCCTGGAGAGTCAGAAGTGGGAGAGAGGCCAATGGAAGTGATGGTGCTGGAAGATGTGTCAGGTAAGACAGGGGAGAGAAGGTAGGGATCAGAAGGGCACTGCCCAACCAGGATGATAACAGAGAGACCAGGTCTGGAGATTAGGGTGGGGGACAGGGGGAGGGGGTACTCAACCCTCACCCTCTGCAGAGTAAAGTGCTGCTGGTCACTTTCAGGGGGCAGGCCATCACCCACAAACTGCAGCTCCAGGGCCACGTGGGGGAGCAAGACCAAGAGTTCCTGAAGGGCAGAGAGGACGAATCTGGATCCCACCCTGTGTTCACCTCCAGACCCAGATGCCCACCCTTCAGGCCTGGAGGGACTTACCCAAAACACCATGACAAGGTCAAACTCCTTCCCGGCCTCCACCACGTGGATTTTCAGTGACTGTTTGTTCTGGATATTGAGCTCAGGGACTGGGTGATAAGCTAGCCACTTAAGAATGtggtctcctcctcccctccctcctgtcccctACCAGCCCCCTGGCCCCTCTGCTCCACGCAGTCCTCCCCCCTGCCTCAGCTCTCCTTACAGGATTGGGGCACCAGGTGGGTGATGACGTAGTACACAGTCAGTGGGTAGGTGAGGAGCACGGCCATGGGGGAGTCCAAGCTGAGGCCCCGCCAAATGTAGTAATCCTGCCACGAGCCTGGGGAGAGTGGGCTACTGGGGACCTGACCTCAGGCCCCCTCCAGTCTAACAGCCTCCTTTCTCAGCCACCCAAGACCTCTGGCCCTGCAGATCATATCCCCACCCCTAGCTCCCTCAGGGCCCCTCTGGCTCACCAAAGAGGCCCCTGGGTGAATCTGGGGGCACTGGAGGCATCAGAGCAGGCCCATCCCCCTGGAGAGGCTGGTAAGGATCTCCTGTGAGGATGAAAGATGATGAGCCTGGTGTCAGGGAGATCCCCACCTGGCTGCTTCCTTCTTCCAAAGGAGCTGTGTTCCCTGAGAGGACCTGGAGCTGCAGCAGGGGGCTGGGAAACTGCCTAGGGATGGGGCTTCTGGAGAGGGTGGGCAGGGGTGACTTTTCCGAGGactggggaggggcaggcagtgccctggtgctgggggtgggagtgTCTGCTGTGTATGTGGAGGGGTTTTCTAGGATCTGGACAACTTTTTGATCTTCCCTCCTGCTCTCTAGTCTGAGCGACTCATGCCTGGAGAGAGGCCCCACGCACCAtggagaagaaggctgagggagGGTGTGCTGCCCCTTGGGTGCCTGGGGGCGCCAGGGCCTGGAATCAGCATGCTGAGCTGGGTCCAGTAGCCACGAGTGAGGCCGtgggaggccaggaaggcctccttgTTAAAGGTTTCACTGGTCACCTCTGGAGAAGGATGAGGGGAGGGGTTGAGGGCCCAGTGGCCAGGATTCCAGTCTTGGGCTCACCTCAGCCTCTCCCCAGGACCCTGGGTCTGACTCTGCTTCTAGTCAGGCAGAGAACTAACATTCCTGAGTGGCTACAGCATAGTCCACAGAAGCCATGTAACAATTCCATGGGTTTTAACATTTGCTAATCTGCCTGTTTTACCGGTGAGGAAAAACTCTAAAAAGTAAAGTGATTTGTTTCAGGTTGCCAGCTTGTGAAACTGGGAAGCAAGTATTTGTATCTCTATTCCTGAATCCCCTAAGTTCTCTCAGGGACCTGAGAACTCAGTCCTCAGCTCCAGAGAGGCTATCTTCAGCCCCAGGGGTCTAGCTCCCAGCCCCAAACACCCAGTGCTCAGCTGTTACTCCAGGGATCAAGACTCTGAAATAACAGGCACTTAACCTTCAAGCCCAGGACCCTGTTCCAAAGACCTAGTTCTGCTTCCCCCATCCATCCTGACCTTATGGTACCTGCGGTGTAGGTAAAAGGCAGGGTTGCCAGTTCTCCAGCCCGCTCCATGAAGGCTGCAAGCCTTGGGCACCAAAATCGGTGGCTTACGTCATCTGGGCATCGCTTCCAGTCCGCACGGAGACAAGCCTCTCCACAGTACAAGACAGCACCACACTGGGGGCTGGGGTTATAGGAGGTGGTGGTGTATCCAGTGTTAGTGTATGTAGGTCCCCTGTCTGCTGTCCGTCTGTCCTGCAGCTGCCCATATGTCACTCAGTCTATGTGTACTCTCTTTGCCTATAACGGCATGGTATTTTTCCATCTTCTTGTTTCTCTGGTCCTCATTCTGTATGTCCACAGTGTCCCCCACTAGCCTGCTTCCTCTCTGTTTGCCAGACTTTCCTCCCCCTCACTCTGTCTTTGCAGGTTGCTCACCAGGGTGTCAGTTTCACTTCAAAGCTGTGCCTGTGACAAACATGGCAGGTTCGAGCCCGAAGGGAGGCAAAGGTGAAGCCTGGCCGGGGACCCCATGTCCGCATCGGGGTCTTGGATAACTTCACTCCCAGCCTTGGGACCAGACTCTCCAGCTCCCTGAATGAGGGTGGAGACAGCATCAGGTTGGGGGTGGAGCTCAGAAGCCCAGGCCCCCAGGCTTCCCCACCCTCTACCAGCTTTCTGTACCAATGCAGCTGGGCATCTCCCACAGTAAGCTGTCGGGGCTTTCGGGGGTCTCCGGAGCCCATGGGGCAGACCATGCTGTGGCAGAGGAGAGCATAGGCTCGAGGAGCCAGGTTCTCAGCCCCTGAGCCCCTGCTGGTGCTCCCCTGTGCTCCTTCCATCAGCAGGTCAATGCCCAGGATGATGCCATGTTCATCCGTCACCAGTAGGAGACAGGAAAGGTGCAAGGGGGCAGCACCTGCAGAAGACAGGAAAAGtcgggggtggagggggaagaTTGTTAGGGGCAGGGTACCAAATCAGATACTCCTGGGGCCAGGAGAGGGGACTAGGTAGAGAGGGCAGGCCTTTTTGGAAGGGGACAGCGGCTCCACAGAACGAGCATTTGCTGCCAGGCAGAAATGTGGGGGTGTGCTGTGGGAACTTCACATTTTTCTTGAGGTGTTAACTCTCGACTTCtggaattgtttttttcttttactatttaaaTGTtggtgaaacttaaaaaaaaatgtggatcaatgaaaacaccttttcaggCCAGCTTGGCCTGAGGCCCACCCATGTGTGACTCCTAACTGCGCTCTGAGGGGGCCAGCGGTGTCCCGGGTTCTTACCACCTCTCCGCCCCGTCCTCCTCTCAGGCCCCGGCCAGTCTTCTGCCCTGTCTTCTTTGCCATCCTCGCCACCTCCAGCCTCCTGCTCGGCCTCCTCTGGCTCCCCTGGAGGGGTGGCTTCCCGGGGGGGCTCCCTGCTGCCAGGGGCCGGCTCCCCATCCTTGTCCGTCTCTACCTTTTTGGTGTTGGCACCCTCCTCCTTTccattctcttcctcctcctcctcctcctcctcctctccttgctCCCCTTCCTCCAGGCTGACAAAGCTGACGTAGGGACTTAGGTCTCGCAGGTGGAGTGGGGGCTCATCTCCCAGCAGCTGGGCAGCCCCCAGGCCTGGTCCAGGGCCTGGCTCTGCCCCTTGCCCCAGGCTGATGCCCACACTGCGGTTGGGCAAGACGTGGAGCACCCAAAGGGCCGGGTCCTGGGGCAACCTTCTGATCTGAGCCTCCAGCTGCCGCCAGCGACCCTCAAGGCTGGTCCCTACAGCCCCGCGCTCTGCCACGAACTTGTGGAACCAGCCAAAGAGGAGGGCAGCAAAATCAAGGAATTCATCCCGGTATCCAGACACAAACTCCATGTCTTCAGGGACACAGGGCCTGAGCCAGACTGAGAAGAGGAAGGGATGTATGGTGAGGGAGAGGCACCGGGGACAGTGTGGGTTGGAGGGGTCCCTTAGGGTGGAATCTATGGATGGATGTTGGGAGCCAGAAAGGAGGTTTTAAGGCTGAGGATGCGAGTTCAGGATGAGAATGGGGGCCAGACTTGAAAGTGGGTGATTAGGGTTAAAAGTGAGTAGTCAGGAGGGAGATagtatttggggctccaaatctGAGGCTCAAACCCTCAAACGTAGGGGTTGAATTAAATCGAGGATCGAAGTGGGAGAGGGTTAATCCTATGGGGAAGAGTTCTGGACTCTTCTGTGGGGTGtgggaagagggcatcagaggcagGGCATCCCTTCGCCTTGGACGGGGTTAGGTTTGGCGGTGAACCCCAGTACACCTAGCCCCGCCCCGGCCGCTCCACGACTCCGGTACCTGCAGCCGCCACCACTTTTCGAAGGTAAATACCTCGGGGTGCGGTGTGACGTCAGGCTGCCCGAGCCCATGGCCGGCTGCTCGGGTGGCCACGCCCCAAAGTCTTGTGCCGCGCGGAGGCGCCCGGGTCAGTGTCTGCGCGGGCGGAGCGCGCGGACTGGTGCTGACAGTCACTTCGCCCACGTGACTGGAGCCGGGTCAAAACGTGAAAGCCTCTCTAAGGAGCAGGTCACAGAGACTGAGCTGCGGAGGGCAGGCGGGCGGTGCTGGCATCTCTGGGCCGGACGAATCGGCCCAGGGGGCAGGGCTGCCATCCAGCCGCGCCTAGCCGTGCACATTGGGCTTCCTTTCGCTTTCTCTCGCCTCCTTCCATCATTCCTGGTTATCCCTCGACGAGGCTCTGGGCTGGGTGCGGGGGTGCTGGCGGAGAaactccacctcccagagtttcccCGCCACCCGCAAGCCTGCGATCACGCGGTTGCGACGGTACTGACCCCACTGTCGATTTGAGACGGTGAGGACGCCGGGAGGGACGCGCCGCCCCCTCGCGACCTGCCTCGGCCGGCCGGGCCCCAGCGCCGACGACCGCCGTGTCCCTCGGAATCACAGGCGAAGCGGGAGAAGGAAGCGAAAGCCATTGAGAAACCGGCTGGTCGTCAGGCTCCGGAGAACGTCGGGGAGTCAGACAGAACGCGGCGGGCCGAGATGATGCTGGGCCGGGCATCCCGGTTACTCTTGGTCCTACTGTTTGTAGCTTGTCTCACTCCTTCAGGTTTGTCAGAGGCCCGGAGCCCCGAATCCGGGGAAGGAAACGGGCGGGAGGCACTAGCGCCGGGGGGTTGAGTTAAGTGGGGAGCCAGGGTCCCCAAGgcagctggggcagggggagggccaGCTGCTTGGGCTTGGGGATGGGCTGGGGAACACCTGGGTCCAGATGATTATGGACATATTTGGGGAGAGTGAAGCGTGGGTCGAGCCGGGGTCGGGGCTCAGATCCTGGGGTCTACGGGAGACACTGTAGCGAGGCTGTGGGTTGAAGTCTTAGTAGCAGCTGCATGAGCCCCTTGAACCGGGGCCTGTGCGAGCCACTTCCATCCCTCTCAGGCAATGGCAACGAAGGCAGCAAGGTTGGGAGGTGTCCCTGCAATCGTACAATCCCTTCCCGTTCCCCTCCAAACGAGAGTGAAATGAGTCATCTCCGAAAATACGTGACAGCATATCAGCGCTGTTTTTCCTACATCAGGTAATCTCACCACCCACCCCTGGGAGGGCTGCgcggcgccccccgcccccagcccttcAGGATCCTCTGGTCAAACTCGATCTCCTTCTGGGAGGACGTCTAGCCCCTGCCCCATTCCTCCCGGTCACGTTCGCCCTAATTCGTTGCACCTTCAGTTTCCCTTTTCCCCTGTCCCACCTACCTGGAATTTCCCAGTCCCAGCAGAAACTGCCGAAGCTCGGGAGTGACCTCACTTCCTTGGAATCAGGAAAGAGCTGAGAATAGCGGGGGTGGGACAGAGAGTGGGGACACATCTGAAACCAGGTCGTTCCTCAGGTTCCAGCTACCCCGCGGAACTGTGTGTGGAGGCAGCACTGACCGCTGGGTTCAGGAACTGATGCGCTGCTTTGACAGCGGAGGTGAGAGCTTCCCCCTCCTCCCTAGGCCCTGTCCCCAGGGCTCCTGTGCGGCCACCTTACACCCTTCTTTGCCTCAGCCCTTTCTTCTTCAGTATACTTTGACTTAAGTTCCTCTTTACCATAAACCCTTCACCATTACTTTCATGATTTTTGCCAATACTTCCTATCACTGTGCATTTACTTAATGTTGTTCTTGAAATCAAGGCACTATTTTTATGTTCCGGTATTTTGTGGtgaaggcttccccagtggctcaggggtaaagaatctacctgccagtggaggagatagtgggttctatccttgggttggaaggatcccctggagaaggagatgtcactcttgactgggaaatcccatggacagaggagccttatgggctatagtccatggagctgcaaaagagtcagacattacttgatgactaaacaacaacaagaacaattttattatggaaatttgAAGACATGTACAAAAGTTGAGAGATTTGTCCAGTGAACATCCATATAACCACCACCTAATTCTATaatgtttgatttttatatttgatgtattttatatacatccataataaagcaaatatattttatattttacaatatcGAGTTTAAGGCATTGTaactatatttgctttattgcccACCCATCTATCTATGCATCCCTCTATCCCTCATTGATCTGcctaatatcttttttgtacacttccaAGTAAGTTGCAGGTTTGACTATACTTTATTCCCAGACATTTCACCATGTATATTATTAAGGAGAGTTCTGTATTTTATTGTTCCTTTGaggtgaaattttaaaacaatgaaatgaataaataagtgtatACAGCTACTTTTGAAAAACTTAATGGCAACTTGTCCTAAGCAGGAACACCTGTGAAGTCACAAATTTGATATGCTGGTTGTATTTTACTCCTAAAATGAATACACAGCCATTAAGACACCAGGTGTTCTTCCAGGTCCCAGCACCTATCTGATTTCATCTACTCTTCCTTGCTACTCTGGCCTTTGTTAATAAAATTATCCCTAAGTTACAGCTAAAAGAAATGAACCCCAGAGAGGTTAGGCAACAAGGGGCAAGGTCACAGCTACTTTGTAGCAGAGTCTGGGTTCCAACCCCGGTGTCCTGACTTGCCAGGACATGATTGCCCCAGGGGTTCCATGTTGTAGTTGCTCACTTCCATCTCTTCATATTTTCCCTCTACCCTCCTTTCCTGGCCTTCAGCTGTTCCCTTGGTGTTTTCCTTGACCCACTACCCTGCCCTCTGTCTAGTTCTTCACCTTGTCACCTCGTAGCCCTGATTCCTCACTTCTTGCTTCTTCAGAATGTAGACATGCTCAACCTAGGGTGGTGACCCACCAGGCGGGTGCACCTCTTCACAGCACCCAGCTTCCTGAGCCCACAGAAGCAGCACCTTCAGACACAGCCACCACTTCCCAGATGTACCTGCCATCCACTTTGCAGCGTACCCAGCAACCCACTCCTCTGGAAGGAGCActgtccttggacagcaagctcATCCCCACCCATGAAACTACCACTTACACTTCGGGCCACAGTCTGGGGGCAGAGCCTGAGGCTAGGGAGAACCAGAAGCAGCTGAAAGAAAACGTGGGTCCTGCGGCTGGGACATTAGCCATGGTGCCTGTGTTGTCCCTCTTGGCCATCGTTTTCATCCTCACTGGAGTCCTACTCTACGTTGTGTGCAAGCGGAGGAGGAAGCAGCCCCTACAGCATCCCCCAGGTAAACTGGGCTTCTgaacccctcctccagggacccagAGCCTCCCTGGCAGGGATTCTGCCAGCAGCAGCTCCCAGGCAGACCCAGAGACAAATACAGGCGATGAGTGAAGAGTCAGCTCGACTACAGAGTGGAGAGGGAGGGACGCCATCATAGGCCCAGGGACCAGCCCTCGAAGTCAGGCAGTGCTTGGAGCAACATCAAGGTGGCAGCTAGAGCAGACTAGTGGGAGATGAAGCTGTGGAGGAAGGTGGGAGCCCTTCATTCAATTCACAGATCTTTActgttgagcacctgctgtgtaccTGGTCTACAGCTAATGTTTTGGACTCTGATTCCCCAGTTTAAGCTGTCACCCCTTGCCCCCCTGATACCCTGCCCAACTTCCCTTGATCTCAGAGCTCATCTgttaatttctttatcttttccagaTCTTGCAGCTTCATTATATACCTGCAGCAGAAGAACCAGTGCACAGAATGGAATCTTGTGAGGGCAGATTGTGATTTATTCAGCATCAATTAATATACGAGAACAATCTCTGGCACATGGTAGACACTCTACTTCTTGGTCAGTGTTTAATTCACAACTA
Coding sequences within it:
- the ZMYND15 gene encoding zinc finger MYND domain-containing protein 15 isoform X2, which encodes MEFVSGYRDEFLDFAALLFGWFHKFVAERGAVGTSLEGRWRQLEAQIRRLPQDPALWVLHVLPNRSVGISLGQGAEPGPGPGLGAAQLLGDEPPLHLRDLSPYVSFVSLEEGEQGEEEEEEEEEENGKEEGANTKKVETDKDGEPAPGSREPPREATPPGEPEEAEQEAGGGEDGKEDRAEDWPGPERRTGRRGGAAPLHLSCLLLVTDEHGIILGIDLLMEGAQGSTSRGSGAENLAPRAYALLCHSMVCPMGSGDPRKPRQLTVGDAQLHWELESLVPRLGVKLSKTPMRTWGPRPGFTFASLRARTCHVCHRHSFEVKLTPCPQCGAVLYCGEACLRADWKRCPDDVSHRFWCPRLAAFMERAGELATLPFTYTAEVTSETFNKEAFLASHGLTRGYWTQLSMLIPGPGAPRHPRGSTPSLSLLLHGDPYQPLQGDGPALMPPVPPDSPRGLFVPELNIQNKQSLKIHVVEAGKEFDLVMVFWELLVLLPHVALELQFVGDGLPPESDQQHFTLQRDGPEVSVRPGSGISARLSSGTKEKGRRDLQIKVSARPYHLLQGPKPDLVIGFNSGFGLKDTWLSSLPRLQSLRVPAFFTESSEYGCVMDDQTMAVATGGGTSPPQPNPFRSPFRLRAADNCMPWYCNAFIFHLVYKPSHGSGARPAPGPVTPAPTPTAPPAPARRRRGEKKPGRGSRRRR
- the ZMYND15 gene encoding zinc finger MYND domain-containing protein 15 isoform X1; amino-acid sequence: MEFVSGYRDEFLDFAALLFGWFHKFVAERGAVGTSLEGRWRQLEAQIRRLPQDPALWVLHVLPNRSVGISLGQGAEPGPGPGLGAAQLLGDEPPLHLRDLSPYVSFVSLEEGEQGEEEEEEEEEENGKEEGANTKKVETDKDGEPAPGSREPPREATPPGEPEEAEQEAGGGEDGKEDRAEDWPGPERRTGRRGGAAPLHLSCLLLVTDEHGIILGIDLLMEGAQGSTSRGSGAENLAPRAYALLCHSMVCPMGSGDPRKPRQLTVGDAQLHWELESLVPRLGVKLSKTPMRTWGPRPGFTFASLRARTCHVCHRHSFEVKLTPCPQCGAVLYCGEACLRADWKRCPDDVSHRFWCPRLAAFMERAGELATLPFTYTAEVTSETFNKEAFLASHGLTRGYWTQLSMLIPGPGAPRHPRGSTPSLSLLLHGDPYQPLQGDGPALMPPVPPDSPRGLFGSWQDYYIWRGLSLDSPMAVLLTYPLTVYYVITHLVPQSFPELNIQNKQSLKIHVVEAGKEFDLVMVFWELLVLLPHVALELQFVGDGLPPESDQQHFTLQRDGPEVSVRPGSGISARLSSGTKEKGRRDLQIKVSARPYHLLQGPKPDLVIGFNSGFGLKDTWLSSLPRLQSLRVPAFFTESSEYGCVMDDQTMAVATGGGTSPPQPNPFRSPFRLRAADNCMPWYCNAFIFHLVYKPSHGSGARPAPGPVTPAPTPTAPPAPARRRRGEKKPGRGSRRRR
- the CXCL16 gene encoding C-X-C motif chemokine 16; its protein translation is MMLGRASRLLLVLLFVACLTPSGNGNEGSKVGRCPCNRTIPSRSPPNESEMSHLRKYVTAYQRCFSYIRFQLPRGTVCGGSTDRWVQELMRCFDSGECRHAQPRVVTHQAGAPLHSTQLPEPTEAAPSDTATTSQMYLPSTLQRTQQPTPLEGALSLDSKLIPTHETTTYTSGHSLGAEPEARENQKQLKENVGPAAGTLAMVPVLSLLAIVFILTGVLLYVVCKRRRKQPLQHPPDLAASLYTCSRRTSAQNGIL